In Sphingomicrobium sediminis, the genomic window CGCGCTATTCTAGTCCTGTGTCGAGGCGATGATCTGCCGCGTGGTAATCGAAACGACGCTTGGCCAGCCTGCCAGCTCGTCGCGTAGCTGGGACAATTGCTGGATGGAATCGCACTCGCAGTAAATTACGGAATCGATGTCTCCCGTGACGCAATAGGCTGCCACGACGCCGGGCAGCTGCTTGATTTCGTCTAGGACATTGGTGTGGGATTCTCCGACCTTGAAGCTGATCGTGAGGAAGCCGCGCACGTCGGGCAGCGCATCGGGCGCCAGCTCGATCGTATAGCCGCGAATGACCCCCATTTCCTCCAGCTTGGAGATGCGGTCATGCGTCGCGCTACGCGACAGGTCGATGTCGCGCGCCAGCGAGACGAGGC contains:
- a CDS encoding Lrp/AsnC family transcriptional regulator; protein product: MADLDEKDRLLLRALRKNARASLVSLARDIDLSRSATHDRISKLEEMGVIRGYTIELAPDALPDVRGFLTISFKVGESHTNVLDEIKQLPGVVAAYCVTGDIDSVIYCECDSIQQLSQLRDELAGWPSVVSITTRQIIASTQD